TCGGTAAAGTTTTGTTTTTGTTCCCATTTTTTTAAAAATTCAAAGAACAATAAACAATCTTTGGTATTTATACCAGAGAATTTTAATGTCCTTAAAATGATTTCTAATTCTTTCAGTGAAACATCGTTTAACAGTGCATAGAATGCCAATGCCAATTGCAGACCTGTTAAATCTTTGGAAGTTTGATCTAATCTTTCTAAAATACCATCTTTCGGAAATAATTGGTTCGGCAGATTCGGAAGAAAAATTTGGAAGATACTTTCCTCAGCCAAAAGTTGTATCATACGCGATGGTTTCGGACCTAAAAAGGATTTTAAAACTTCATCTTGAAAACGTTCTAAGGATATTTTTTTTGTGATTTGTTTTGTTTCTTGAATTGCCTTTTTGGTTTCCGGTTCAATTGAAAAATCTAAAGTGCTCGCAAATCGTAATGCACGAATGGGACGTAAACCATCTTCCGTAAATCGTTTGATCGGATTGCCTATGGTGCGAATTGTTTTTTGTTCGATATCCTTCAGACCAAAATGTTCATCGATAAGAAGTCCTGTTTGTATATCGAGAGCAAGTGCATTCATCGTAAAGTCTCTTCGTTTTAAATCTTCAGAGAGTGTTGTACCGAATTCAACATGATCGGGGCGCCGCCCATCTGTGTAATCTTTGTCTATGCGATATGTTGTGATTTCATAATTGATTCTGTCTAAAACAACCGTAACCGTTCCATGTTCAATTCCAGTATCGATGACAGTTCGAAATAAACGTTTTACTTGTTTTGGCTCTGCATTTGTTGTTAAATCGTATTCTTTTGGAATTTTGCCCATTGCCAAATCACGCACAGAGCCACCAACAAGATAACATTCGTAACCTGCTCCTTTCAATACGGAGTCAATTTGATGTAGATGATTTAGGTAGTTGTTCGGGACTAGAGATTGAATGTCTATTGGCAATTTCTACATTTGCCTCTGAAAACAATTTCAACTGATTCTGTAGAAAAACCTTTCAATTGTTTGGCGGAAGGAATTCCGTTCCAAGGATCATCTATACATTCAATTTTACCGCAATTGTTGCAAATGAGGTGGCCGTGTGCTTTTGAGACAATATGGTTCCCATCAGACTTTAACTCAAAATAGGTGACTCGATCGGTAGAGTGGAGTGAGTTTAAGAGGTTTTTTTCTTCTAAATCGGATAAGGCTCTGTAGATGGTGACACGATCCCAAGATTCCTCTTTGGGAAGTTTTTCCATGATTTCCTGGTGGTTTAAAGGTCTAGGAGATCCCTGGAGAATGGACAAAACTTGTTCTCGGTTTTTTGTTACTTTGAGTCCGATTTTTTTTAGTATTTGAGAAGGATCTCCAGCCATGATTTGTTTATCCTGCGATGGGGGGAGATTGTCTATTCTAAAATAACGTTGGTTTTCCAGATTTCCCAATAACGAATTCCCATTCGAGTGTGGACTTGAAGAAATTCTTCAATTTCCTTTCCTTTGTTTTTTTCCACAATCACTGGTGCAATTCCTAAATCTAACCTTCGATTCAGAATTGTATCGATTTCCTCCTGCGCCAACTTAGTGACCTTTTCACAGTCTTCTTTTCTTTCGATCAATTGAGATTTGTTTTTTTCGCAGAAGGTTGCTGATGTGAAAGAAGATCCAGAATCTAATAAGTCATCCAATTGGCGAGAAGCTGATTTTTGACAATCTGATAAAGTGATTACTAAAACAAAGATAGACAGCAGACTCCTTTGAATTCGTAAGATCAATTTTTTGTATCCTGTGCGATATTTGCCAATTGGTCAGCTCTTGCATTTTGTTCACGCGGAATGTATTGGATTTCAAAGTTTTGAAATGAAGACTTTAAAGATTCGCATTTGTTTTTAAAAACAAGGAGGTCTTTGT
This genomic interval from Leptospira perdikensis contains the following:
- a CDS encoding CCA tRNA nucleotidyltransferase; the encoded protein is MPIDIQSLVPNNYLNHLHQIDSVLKGAGYECYLVGGSVRDLAMGKIPKEYDLTTNAEPKQVKRLFRTVIDTGIEHGTVTVVLDRINYEITTYRIDKDYTDGRRPDHVEFGTTLSEDLKRRDFTMNALALDIQTGLLIDEHFGLKDIEQKTIRTIGNPIKRFTEDGLRPIRALRFASTLDFSIEPETKKAIQETKQITKKISLERFQDEVLKSFLGPKPSRMIQLLAEESIFQIFLPNLPNQLFPKDGILERLDQTSKDLTGLQLALAFYALLNDVSLKELEIILRTLKFSGINTKDCLLFFEFLKKWEQKQNFTDIDEFVFKKEYLAPVKRHFQTRLSVDTEWIQKLNPIFGPATSELTQIWGQNPPLLLADLKINGNHLAESFPDLAKTNYGTVLNQLLDLVLHTPKENEYSGLLRHSAQIIGNLIK
- a CDS encoding Fur family transcriptional regulator, with product MAGDPSQILKKIGLKVTKNREQVLSILQGSPRPLNHQEIMEKLPKEESWDRVTIYRALSDLEEKNLLNSLHSTDRVTYFELKSDGNHIVSKAHGHLICNNCGKIECIDDPWNGIPSAKQLKGFSTESVEIVFRGKCRNCQ